One part of the Sorangiineae bacterium MSr11954 genome encodes these proteins:
- a CDS encoding DUF4388 domain-containing protein, producing the protein MQDPSPKAAAPTTLRPGRAYVLRFISGKYQGGEFPVVPDKQIIVGRSSDLDMVLVEDMVSRKHAKIHMQSDQIWIEDLGSTNGTFVNGEKIKRARLKEGDRVLIGTSILKLIAGESTRDSTADAKRELEHVAAQRRTSQARTMSGSIEEVPLPDLLQLFGTSKKSGVLVIRTDDDIGRIFMRKGNIYYAVINDLDDVPALKSIYRMLTWQKGLFDLDPPDDREYPGEIDVSVQEILMEGLRQLDEFNRIRDDLPDLNARLSLLSPLVPPLKDLKGSELDVLQLAHNFGHLETVMNKSQATDLETVQMVLKLLKSGYLKTE; encoded by the coding sequence ATGCAAGATCCGTCACCGAAGGCGGCTGCCCCGACGACCCTGCGCCCCGGGCGGGCGTACGTCCTTCGGTTTATCAGTGGAAAGTATCAGGGGGGGGAATTCCCCGTCGTCCCCGACAAGCAGATCATCGTCGGCCGCTCCAGCGATCTCGACATGGTCCTCGTCGAGGACATGGTCAGCCGCAAGCATGCGAAGATTCACATGCAGTCCGACCAGATCTGGATCGAGGATCTGGGCTCGACGAACGGCACCTTCGTCAACGGTGAGAAGATCAAGCGCGCCCGCCTCAAGGAGGGCGACCGGGTCCTCATCGGCACGAGCATCCTCAAGCTGATCGCCGGCGAGAGCACCCGCGACAGCACCGCGGACGCGAAGCGCGAGCTGGAGCACGTGGCGGCGCAGCGCCGAACGAGCCAGGCGCGAACGATGTCCGGGAGCATCGAGGAAGTTCCGCTCCCCGACCTGCTGCAGCTTTTCGGCACCTCGAAGAAGAGCGGGGTGCTCGTCATCCGCACGGACGATGACATCGGTCGTATTTTCATGCGCAAGGGCAACATCTACTACGCGGTCATCAACGACCTCGATGACGTGCCCGCGCTCAAGAGCATCTACCGGATGCTCACCTGGCAGAAGGGCCTCTTCGATCTCGATCCGCCCGACGACCGCGAGTACCCCGGCGAGATCGACGTGAGCGTGCAGGAGATCCTCATGGAGGGCCTGCGCCAGCTCGATGAGTTCAACCGCATCCGCGACGATCTGCCCGATCTGAACGCGCGCCTGTCCTTGCTCTCCCCACTGGTCCCACCGCTCAAGGATCTGAAGGGCTCGGAGCTCGACGTGCTGCAGCTCGCGCACAACTTCGGTCACCTCGAGACGGTGATGAACAAGAGCCAAGCCACCGATCTGGAGACGGTGCAGATGGTGCTCAAGCTGCTGAAGAGCGGCTACCTGAAGACCGAGTAA
- a CDS encoding L-erythro-3,5-diaminohexanoate dehydrogenase — METLNIDAASFRQMEEDDTSGEGVVASPHGGEASEGDRAAARVRKKVLETIAARGKQHNPVTGSGGMLLGRVLQVAPGAPAHLALNAGDRVATLVSLSLTPLRVDAITAVRAESAQLDVSGEAVLFASGSLVKLPGDLPERLALAVLDVAGAAPQVARLVQPAVAPGAAAPTVLVLGGGGKSGILCVAEARRKLGRGGRVIAIESYARYADDLRALGLCDAVLTLDARDPVAVRRAVLEANDGREADVTFSCVNVPDTEMAAILATRDRGTVYFFAMSTSFTKAALGAEGVSKDVDLMIGNGYAVGHAEHTLAMMQDFPAVRALFESRYG, encoded by the coding sequence GTGGAGACGTTGAACATCGACGCCGCAAGTTTCCGTCAGATGGAGGAGGACGACACTTCGGGAGAAGGTGTGGTCGCATCCCCCCATGGCGGAGAGGCTTCGGAGGGCGATCGAGCGGCCGCTCGGGTTCGAAAAAAAGTTCTCGAGACCATCGCGGCGCGCGGCAAGCAGCACAACCCAGTCACCGGCTCGGGCGGAATGCTTCTCGGTCGGGTGCTCCAGGTGGCCCCAGGTGCGCCGGCGCACCTCGCTCTGAATGCCGGCGATCGCGTGGCAACCTTGGTCTCTCTGTCGCTTACACCGCTGCGCGTCGACGCGATCACCGCGGTGCGCGCGGAGAGCGCGCAGCTCGACGTGTCGGGTGAGGCGGTGCTCTTCGCGAGCGGGAGCCTGGTGAAGCTGCCGGGCGATCTGCCCGAGCGCCTCGCGCTGGCGGTGCTCGACGTCGCAGGGGCCGCGCCGCAGGTCGCGCGCTTGGTGCAACCGGCGGTGGCGCCGGGCGCCGCCGCGCCGACAGTGCTCGTCCTCGGCGGCGGCGGAAAGAGCGGCATCTTGTGCGTGGCCGAGGCGCGGCGAAAGCTTGGCCGCGGCGGGCGGGTCATCGCGATCGAGAGCTACGCGCGCTACGCCGACGATCTGCGCGCGCTGGGCCTTTGCGACGCGGTGCTCACCCTCGACGCGCGCGATCCGGTGGCCGTGCGCCGCGCGGTGCTCGAGGCCAACGACGGCCGCGAGGCGGATGTGACGTTCTCGTGCGTCAATGTCCCCGACACCGAAATGGCGGCCATCTTGGCGACGCGCGATCGCGGCACCGTGTACTTCTTCGCGATGTCGACCAGCTTTACCAAGGCTGCGCTCGGCGCCGAGGGCGTGAGCAAGGACGTCGACCTGATGATCGGCAACGGCTACGCCGTGGGCCACGCCGAGCACACCCTGGCGATGATGCAGGACTTTCCGGCGGTGCGCGCGCTCTTCGAGTCGCGGTACGGGTAG
- a CDS encoding formate--tetrahydrofolate ligase produces the protein MTTFSPRPITDVAAELGLEPDDIELYGKTKAKVGLEVVGRPARHQGRLILVTAINPTPAGEGKTTTSIALAMGMRRLGKRAVLALREPSLGPVFGVKGGGTGGGKASLTPADEINLHFTGDIHAITTAHNLLSALVDNSVYFRDTFDGAGEIDPRTITWGRAMDMNDRFLRNCIVGLGGKSHGKPREERFDITAASEIMAILALARDYSDLEARLARIVVGSSYDGKTITAGHVGAASAMCAVLRDALKPNLVQTLEGGPAFVHAGPFGNIAHGCNSVLATQLAIKLGDYAITEAGFGFDLGGEKFLNIKARLAGVWPRAIVLVATLRALKMHGGAPVKSAGEPNHDALTKGIAHLEKHIENAGAYGLQPIVAINVFPNDTEEELLLVERAASKLGARMARSEGFGRGGEGSLDLARVVTEVVDATDKNPPAPRYIYELEDAPQEKIRKVARTIYGAKDVVFVGSAEKDLKRIRDLGYEKLPVCMAKTQLSLTDDPSVYGRPSDFVISVREVRLSAGAGFLVPLTGDMMTMPGLPKVPAARQVKLLPSGQIKGLMQND, from the coding sequence ATGACGACCTTCTCCCCTCGCCCCATCACCGACGTAGCGGCCGAACTCGGACTCGAACCCGACGACATCGAGCTTTACGGAAAGACGAAAGCGAAGGTGGGGCTCGAGGTGGTCGGCCGTCCGGCGCGCCATCAAGGCCGCCTCATTCTGGTGACGGCCATCAACCCCACGCCGGCGGGAGAAGGAAAAACGACGACCTCGATCGCGCTGGCGATGGGCATGCGCCGCCTCGGCAAGCGCGCGGTCCTCGCGCTGCGCGAGCCCTCGCTCGGCCCCGTCTTCGGCGTCAAAGGAGGCGGCACCGGCGGCGGCAAGGCCTCGCTCACCCCGGCGGACGAGATCAACCTGCACTTCACGGGCGACATCCACGCCATCACCACCGCGCACAACCTCTTGAGCGCCCTGGTCGACAACTCCGTCTACTTTCGCGACACCTTCGACGGCGCGGGCGAGATCGATCCACGCACCATCACCTGGGGCCGGGCGATGGACATGAACGACCGCTTCTTGCGCAACTGCATCGTGGGCCTCGGCGGCAAGTCGCACGGCAAGCCCCGCGAAGAGCGGTTCGATATCACCGCCGCCAGCGAGATCATGGCCATTCTCGCGCTGGCACGCGACTACTCCGATCTCGAGGCGCGTCTCGCGCGCATCGTGGTGGGCTCGAGCTACGACGGCAAGACGATCACGGCCGGCCACGTGGGCGCAGCCTCGGCCATGTGCGCCGTCCTTCGCGATGCGCTCAAGCCGAACCTGGTGCAGACCCTCGAGGGCGGCCCGGCCTTCGTCCACGCGGGCCCCTTCGGCAACATCGCGCACGGCTGCAACAGCGTGCTCGCCACCCAGCTGGCGATCAAGCTGGGCGACTACGCCATCACCGAAGCGGGGTTCGGCTTCGATCTCGGCGGCGAAAAGTTCCTGAACATCAAGGCGCGCCTCGCGGGCGTGTGGCCGCGCGCCATCGTGCTGGTCGCCACCTTGCGGGCGCTCAAGATGCACGGCGGCGCGCCCGTCAAGAGCGCGGGCGAACCGAACCACGACGCGCTGACCAAGGGCATCGCGCACCTGGAGAAGCACATCGAGAACGCCGGCGCCTACGGTCTTCAGCCCATCGTCGCCATCAACGTCTTCCCCAACGACACGGAGGAGGAGCTCCTCCTGGTCGAACGAGCCGCCTCCAAGCTCGGCGCCCGCATGGCGCGCAGCGAGGGCTTCGGCCGCGGCGGCGAAGGCTCGCTCGATCTCGCCCGCGTGGTCACCGAAGTCGTCGACGCAACGGACAAGAACCCGCCGGCCCCCCGATACATCTACGAGCTCGAAGACGCCCCCCAAGAGAAGATCCGCAAAGTCGCGCGCACCATCTACGGCGCCAAGGACGTCGTCTTCGTGGGCTCGGCGGAGAAAGACCTCAAGCGAATCCGCGATCTCGGCTACGAAAAGCTGCCCGTGTGCATGGCCAAGACCCAGCTCTCGCTCACCGACGATCCGAGCGTCTACGGGCGTCCCAGCGACTTCGTCATCAGCGTGCGCGAAGTCCGCCTCAGCGCGGGCGCCGGTTTTCTCGTGCCGCTCACGGGCGACATGATGACCATGCCGGGTCTCC